A part of Jiangella alba genomic DNA contains:
- a CDS encoding GNAT family N-acetyltransferase: MPELVRPTVEVHESWLEAVGEPGYEPRWADDLQLADMVRPEGFAAYVRRQIDDEREDAHRSRGMVPSTHLWYVDGLLFLGRLSIRHHLTPWLRDYGGHIGYDVRPSARRQGHATAMLQQAMPWSAKLGIDPALVTCDVDNVASRKVIEAAGGVFEDERHGKLRYWVPAS, encoded by the coding sequence GTGCCGGAACTGGTCCGCCCTACTGTCGAGGTCCACGAGTCGTGGCTGGAGGCCGTCGGCGAGCCCGGCTACGAGCCGCGCTGGGCCGACGACCTGCAGCTGGCCGACATGGTCCGGCCCGAGGGGTTCGCGGCGTACGTGCGCCGGCAGATCGACGACGAGCGCGAGGACGCCCACCGCTCGCGCGGCATGGTGCCGTCGACCCATCTCTGGTACGTCGACGGCCTGCTCTTCCTGGGCCGGCTGTCCATCCGGCACCACCTGACGCCGTGGCTGCGCGACTACGGCGGGCACATCGGCTACGACGTCCGCCCGTCGGCGCGGCGCCAGGGCCACGCCACCGCGATGCTGCAGCAGGCGATGCCGTGGTCGGCCAAGCTCGGCATCGACCCCGCGCTGGTCACCTGCGACGTCGACAACGTGGCGTCGCGCAAGGTCATCGAGGCCGCCGGCGGCGTCTTCGAGGACGAGCGGCACGGCAAGCTGCGCTACTGGGTGCCGGCGAGCTGA
- a CDS encoding O-methyltransferase, producing the protein MRMLDGLSSGLTQFARDTGRSDLEAVISTGSTAITPESWAYAEAYLDEDHIVGRARQRAAEVGAVPVGRGAGAALRMLAAALGARTVVEVGTGCGVSGLYLLSGMRADGVLTSVDIESEHQRLAREAFTEANVPANRTRLIAGPALEVLPRLTDGAYDLVFCDGDKTEYSDYLQQALRLLRPGGLVAFDNALWHDRVADSAQRDPDTVAIRELVRLVREDDHLVPALLPVGDGLLAAVKRPD; encoded by the coding sequence ATGCGGATGCTTGACGGCCTAAGCTCAGGACTGACACAGTTCGCGCGCGACACAGGACGTTCCGACCTGGAGGCCGTCATTTCCACGGGCAGCACCGCCATCACGCCGGAGTCGTGGGCCTACGCCGAGGCGTACCTCGACGAAGACCACATCGTCGGCCGGGCCCGGCAGCGCGCCGCCGAAGTCGGCGCCGTCCCGGTCGGCCGCGGCGCCGGCGCCGCACTGCGCATGCTGGCCGCCGCGCTCGGCGCCCGCACCGTCGTCGAGGTCGGCACCGGCTGCGGCGTCTCCGGCCTGTACCTCCTGTCGGGCATGCGCGCCGACGGCGTCCTCACCAGCGTCGACATCGAGTCCGAGCACCAGCGGCTGGCCCGCGAGGCGTTCACCGAGGCGAACGTGCCGGCCAACCGCACCCGGCTCATCGCCGGCCCGGCGCTCGAGGTGCTGCCGCGGCTCACCGACGGCGCCTACGACCTCGTCTTCTGCGACGGCGACAAGACCGAGTACAGCGACTACCTGCAGCAGGCGCTGCGGCTGCTGCGCCCGGGCGGCCTGGTGGCCTTCGACAACGCGCTCTGGCACGACCGCGTCGCCGACTCCGCCCAGCGCGACCCCGACACCGTCGCGATCCGCGAACTGGTCCGCCTCGTCCGTGAGGACGACCACCTGGTGCCGGCGCTGCTGCCGGTCGGCGACGGCCTGCTCGCCGCGGTCAAGCGCCCCGACTGA